From the Epinephelus moara isolate mb unplaced genomic scaffold, YSFRI_EMoa_1.0 scaffold2637, whole genome shotgun sequence genome, the window TTTCTCCTGTGTGACTGCGTTCATGGGTTTTCAAGCTACCTAACTGCGTGAaagctttgccacattgatcacagctgtacggtttctctcctgtgtgactgcGTTCATGGGTTTTCAAGCTACCTAACTGTGTGAaagctttgccacattgatcacagctgtacggtttctctcctgtgtgacgGCGTTCATGGGTTTTCAAGTTACCTaactgtatgaaagctttgccacattgatcacagctgtatggcttctctcctgtgtgaattcTTTGGTGAGTTTCAAGGGACGTGCGTTGCGAAAAAGTTTTCCCACATTGGTCACAGCAGTGCGacttctctgcagtgtgaacacagtggTGACGTTTTAAGCTACGTAAAGTGGTGAAAGCTTTctcacattgatcacagctaaacagtttctctgctgtgtcaacttcttgtttttttgaggTCCCTGACTCGGTGAAATCCTTCCCACTTTGAAAAAAACTGGACAGTTCCCCTTCAATGTGAATGCGTTGATGGGCTTTGAGGGCACTGCAGcgcaaaaatgttttctcacatTGGTCGCAGCTGTGTGGTTTCTCTCCAGTTTGAACTCTTTGATGAATTTTTAAAGATCCAGATGTGAAGGATTTGTCACGGTGGTGACTTATAagttcctctcttcctctctgttcctatagcaacaaacagaaaaag encodes:
- the LOC126387180 gene encoding zinc finger protein 239-like, with the protein product EQRGREELISHHRDKSFTSGSLKIHQRVQTGEKPHSCDQCEKTFLRCSALKAHQRIHIEGELSSFFQSGKDFTESGTSKKQEVDTAEKLFSCDQCEKAFTTLRSLKRHHCVHTAEKSHCCDQCGKTFSQRTSLETHQRIHTGEKPYSCDQCGKAFIQLGNLKTHERRHTGEKPYSCDQCGKAFTQLGSLKTHERSHTGEKPYSCDQCGKAFTQLGSLKTHERSHTGEKLYSCDQCGKAFTQSNHLKTHQRSHTGEKPYWCEQCGKTFTQLDSLKTHQRSHTGEKPYWCEQCGKAFTQSGSLKTHQRS